Within the Herbaspirillum sp. RTI4 genome, the region CACACATGACAATACGGATAAGTAAAAATTATTTCGGAAGAAGTTCAGCATTTTTTGGATCCTTTATAAATTCAGTTAGCACGCGGGATAAAAAGAGAATTTTTTTTGTATATTTCTCGTGCTGAAGCATCAATGCTGCAAAGTAATGAGCAATCAAATCTCCTTGCTGCTCCATGTTGTAGTCAGGAAGTTTTGTATGCGTGGCAGTTTCATCATATTCGTAGGCGCTGCCATTCCGATAGCCGTGGCCGCTAGGCAGCTTATAGCGGTAGTCACAGCGGATGGAGGGATAGTGACGGAAGATTTCCATCGCCTGATCGTTGAGGGTCTGGTGACAAAACACGGCGTTGTTCTTGCGCTGGCGAAGAAAAGCCATCCAGGGTTTGAGCACCATGCGGTAAAACACGACGTTGCCTTCACAGCGCTCGAGGCCGAATTCAAAGACGTAGCCGTTGAAGTAGCGCAGGCTGCCGTCTTTGCGTTTGAGTGAGAGCGTGACCAGCTTGCCTAGCACCTCAGTCAGAGGAATGCGCGGATCGTCGGACAGGACTTCGACGGTGTAGGTGAAATCGCGGGAAAGGCCTTCGTCGGCGTCGAGACGATTGGGAACAAAGAGCGCGTCGCGCTGGTAGCGTTCGGGGCCGCTCTGGGGGCAGTTGTTATCGGGGAAATCGAGGGTGAGGATGCGTTTGTGCTGGCGGTTGTAGATCCAGCGTTCGAGGTCTTTGATGGGGGGCAGCATGCGGTGGATTCTGTGAAAGAAGAATCCTCGCTAGTGTAGGCATCTGCCAAAAAGCGTCAATCCGTGGGCAATGACTTGTCCGGTAAATGCTGGGTATATTTTGAAGTCTGATTTTTAGTCATAAGAACCGGCGTTTGTTCAGACCAGGGTGAGGCGCAGATGGGGGGGAGCAGGTGAGGGCGCACATACAGTCCGCATAGAGCGAGAATGTTATGATAGCGGGTTGCAGCGG harbors:
- a CDS encoding contractile injection system protein, VgrG/Pvc8 family, coding for MLPPIKDLERWIYNRQHKRILTLDFPDNNCPQSGPERYQRDALFVPNRLDADEGLSRDFTYTVEVLSDDPRIPLTEVLGKLVTLSLKRKDGSLRYFNGYVFEFGLERCEGNVVFYRMVLKPWMAFLRQRKNNAVFCHQTLNDQAMEIFRHYPSIRCDYRYKLPSGHGYRNGSAYEYDETATHTKLPDYNMEQQGDLIAHYFAALMLQHEKYTKKILFLSRVLTEFIKDPKNAELLPK